The following is a genomic window from Gammaproteobacteria bacterium.
CGCCCATCCATGGGCTCGTCAAAAACGACGCGCAATCCTGAACAACAGCAATTTTGAATTCTGCCCGTCGATCTGTATTAAACGCAAGCTCAGACTTGCATCCAGGAGCCCAATCGCATAATCCAGGCGATTATCCCATTCGGAGCGGTCAATCCCCTGTTGCGTTGCCGACCTGGAAACAAACAGGTTGGACAGGAAACGCAAATTGGTGATGCCAAGCACGCTGGAATGCTGATAGTCAATTCTACCTGTTGCCGTTGTAATATTGGAAGCCGTACCGAGGCCAGGAAAATCCTGGCGCACATACTGCACAGTAAGATTACCCGATAAAAAACTCAAGCGGTTGATGGGCTGAGTCCGCATTATCTGAAAATTGGCAAGCTGCTGGTTATCCTTGGTATCGGACAGACTCCTCGAGTCCGATAGGGTCGCCTGCACGGTTGAGGTGCCGGTATCCGATTGGCTCCAGGCCACCATACCGGTATGATCCAGCCGGGTATTCGCAGCGGCAATCCCGCTAAACTGGCGGTTCGCCACCGTCCCTTGGTGGTCCTGCTGGGCAGTAATCGTATCACTGCCACCAAAACGGTAAAACCCGTTAAGCGACTGCCCCAGGCTCATCCTCACCGAAGATGTATCGTTCACAAGCCATGTTTTCTGGCCGTTGTGCGCCAAAGTGGCATAAACCGATTGCCGGCTTTCGTTTTTGTGCGGCAGTTGATTATCCGCCTTGTCAGTCTGGTTATCAGCCGATCCCGTAGCATACCATTGATACGTGCCAGACCCCTTGAAAAGATCCATGGTGTCGGACTGATACAAAGCTCCCACCTGCTGCCGTGAGATCCGTGTTGCCACACCGTTGCTGTCTGTAGCTGTTACCGCCGCGCTGCCATCAAAACGCAAGCGCTTGTTATATTGATAAAACCCGCCAAGGTTGGCGCTAAGATTGAGCGAACTATTGGAATCAAGCGGGGTATTGCCATCGAGCTTGAAAGCCCGCACACCGCCGCTGAGCGAGAGCGGACTCGCCTCGGGGCGCCAAAACACGAATGTTGAGGCCTGTGCGATATTGGTGGTGCTGCTGCCCGAGGTCGCACTGGCACTAGTCACCCGAAAAGAGCGGTCAAAATTGTAGTAACTGGCCTTGGAATCAACCCGCAACGCGGGGGACGCCGTGTAAAAATGACTCAGGTCAAAGATAAGGCTCTCATTGCGCAACTTGGACAATGAGTGTTCGGTAGTCCCCTGGCTTAACTTGACCAGAAGATTCTGCTTTGAGCGCCGCATATCCATCTCCAGCCCCAGCAGGCTGTCGTCATAGCTACCGTCGGTGACCGAACTCCAGTTCGAGGTGTCATACCGGAACAGGAAACGGTCGTTTTGCTCCGTAAGATACGACTGCCGCAATTCGAGACGGCGGGTATCAAACTCCAGGTTTGTAAACGTCACCGGGGCGCTGCTGATCCGCCCCATGTCAACACGGCTATTGCTAGTCAAATATCGCAGACTGAAAGGCGAGCGGCTTTGCGGAAGCAGGTTGAGATTGAACTCGCCCGTCACTATGTTGGAACTGCTGTCCTGGAGACCGCTATCCGAATTAGCCTTGCTGACACTGGCGGCATCCCGCATCAAGGTCAGACCACCTTCCGCCGTGGCAAACCAGGGCTGCCAGATATAGGAATTCGCGCGCAAATTGACAAGGAACTGATTGCTCGCCGTTTTGCTGTCATCGGAACCTTGCAGCAGACGGTAGTTGTAGCCCAGGCTGCCCGTCACCTCCGCAGGCCCCACAGCCACCGCGAAGCCACGCAAAGGCCACGCGAACGCGAGCAGTGCCAGCATATAATGCCTGGCGTCAAATCTGCTCATATACATAAGGCGTGACAGTCATATTGCCAACCGCGCCGACGGCGCGCCCCTAGATAGCATTCAAATTATTATTAAAAACAGCACCGAATTGCAGACCGCCCCACACGCTCTGCGATTTCACGGGCCAGCATCTTTTTCTTCATTTATCGTAACCGGCGTCTCCCTGCGCAGCCGCTCGATAAGCGCCTGCCACGCCACCTCCCCCCGCTCCCTCGCCAGCAAGTCACGCGCGCGCGATTTTGCGGCATCAAACGCGCTTAATGCGGGCGCGACGCGCTCCTCCAGCCGCAGCACCGCCACCCCTTGCAGCAACAACAGCGGCGCGGAGACATCACCCGGCTTCATGCCATCCAACACCTGCTGCGCCTCGCCGGCCAGCATACCTTTATGCACATATCCCAGATCCCCGCCCCGGCCCGCCGAAACGTCCCCCGAGTGCAACCGGGCCAGCTCGGCGAAATCCGCCTCCCGGCGCTGTGGCTCTGCCTGGCGCAGCCTGCCAACCAGGCGTGCCGCCTCGGCCTCCGCTGCCTTCCATGCCGCACCTGTCGCAGAAGGCTCCACCTTGAGCAGGATCAACGCAACCCTCAACCGCTCCGGCGCGGTAAACTTATCCGGATGCGCATTATAATAACCGCGCACCTCTTCCGCGCCCGGCTCCGGCACACGCCGGACATCCGCATCCAGACGCCCCAGCAGATCGTCGCCTTCCAAGCCCCGGTTCTTCGCCTCCTGCCGCAGCAGAGCACGGTCAATCAAAGCCTGCGCCACTTCGCGGCGGTAGGCGTCAACCTGCTCCTGTGAGGGCGCACCATGAAAAAACTTGCGCCGCATCCCCTCATGCAGCGCGGACTGATACTCCGCCTGCGATATCGCCTCACCCCCAACTATAGCGAACGGCGCGACCACTCCTTGAGTCTCCTGGGGCGGCACGCCAGCAACAGCAACGCCCACCAAGGCCAGGGTTAATATCTGCAACGCCCACCAGCGCCCCCCCCTATTTCGCATGACAGGTCAAACATAACGCGCTGCCCTTGGGATCAATGCGCAGGAAGGTGGGATTGTAATCGACATGCGGATCATGGCACGAGGCACACTCAACATACGGTTGCGGCTCGCCGGCATATTTGCCGCGCGTACCGGTGCGCGTGTATAGCTTCATGTCGGTCTTTTCGAAGGCCAGCGAGCCCTCCACGGGGGTGTTTACCCACCACACCCTCTCCGTGCCGACAATCGCGGTGTTGGCCTGGTTGAAATCCTTGTCAGCGCCCGGACCGGAGGGATTGGAATTGGAATAGCCCCCGCCCGCATACTGGATGCCCACCGGGTGATCATTGGTCAGATCCTTGCTCAAATTGGTGATAACGTTGGGTGGCGCGATCCTGCCGCCGACGGAGGCCGCCTGACCGCTCCAGATGCCGCTCCTGAAGCCTGGAACAACCCGCCCGGATCCAGGCTCGTTAAGCAACGAGTCCATCGCCTGGGTGCCGTCATGACAGGAAAGACAAGCCAGTGAGACTGAGCCCACCTGCTCCACATGGGCATCGAGCGTGGTGGTGCCCATCTGGTCATAGGTTTGAAAGCCATTGGGGTCGAGATTGCGGTTCCAGATGGGAACGGCTGCGGCCTCGTTGCCACCATGGGGGGTATGGCAGAACACGCAAATCTCCCGCGTGCCGCTAAATTGGCTGGCCGCGTTCACGCCCGTGCTGCCGAGATTGTGCTTGGTGTTAAAAATGCCGGCCAGCGCGCCGCCTGCGGCAAAAAAAACCGAGCCACAGACAATAAGCAGCACTGCACCGACAACGAGCCCTCTCCCACGCAACGAATGTTCTTGGTGATTTATTTTCAATTATGCCACCCTCGTTGTCTTTAGCTTTCTAACACAGGGGGTTTTGCACTGTCAATGAAATGACAAAACAGAGGCCGATAGTCCAGGCAAAACGAGGCAAAACCATACAAAATAAAGGGTCGCCGGAGCAGCTCCCCCTTCAGCTTGCTTCATGGCAAACGGCACACAAAAAATGGGCGCCCGAAGGCGCCCACTCAATCCCGTAAAACGTGACTGTTTACTTGGATGAGAACTTGTAATTGATGCCGACAGACAAGGCAGATACACTCTTGTCGTTGTAACCGGCGGTGGCTAACTGGCCGTTCCACAGACCATAGGCACCATTTTTGTCGTTATTCATCATCGTGTAAAGGGCGTAAACCTCGGCGGTCTTGCTCATCGCATAGGCTGCGCCCAGCGAATATTGCATGGCGCCCGTATCCGATTTACTGCCCATATCGCCTGCACCAGCCACCGCAGCCTTGAGAGTGGTATAGCCCATTTTGTGGGCCGCGTTCACATACCAAGCCTTGCGGTCACCATTAGCGCCGCCCTTGTCAGCCTTCTCCCAGACACCGCCCACCGTCGTACCCTGTCCAAAGTCCCACGACCCGCCCAGCCGGGTTGCCCTGGCGTCATTGGTGCCGGTGTAGTTGCCCTGCGACTCAAAAGCCGCCGCCAGATATAGCGGGCCATTGCCATAGGTCGCGTTCACACTGCCCACACTCTTGTCACCATCGCTGGTGGATCGAGGCAGATCATCGCTTTTATCGCTAGGCGCGTAGGCCCCCGACAGCTTGAATCCCTGCATTTCGGGCGAGGTATAAACGATGATATTGTTGCTGCGCTTATCGAATACCAGCGTCCCACCGATGTTGCCGATGATGGCATTGTAATCGGCCCGGGTATCGGCAAAAGCATCGATGCGCTGGGTCGCCAGCCGAAGAGGCGTCTCGATTTTGCCGATCTGCGCGGTACCAAAACCGCCGGTCAGGCCAAGAAAGGTATTACGGGGCCCAGTGGCAAACCCTCCCGTATCGAAATCCACACGCTGCTCGATCTGCCATATCGCCTTCAGGCCGTTACCCAGATCCTCGTCACCCTTAAAGCCAATGCGAGACACATTGTTCGTCACCGAAAGCGCGCTCTTGTCAGGGTTGGCAAGACCACTGCCCGCAGGAGGAGCAAGGCCCGTGTCATCATTATTGACATAATCCACGGACATCCGCGCCTGGCCATATACCTCCACTCCGGCCTGCGCGGCTAACGGCGTAGCCAACACACCAGCAACTGCCAAGGCAATTAGTTTCTTCTGCATTTGTACCCCTCTCAATAGTAATTAACACCTACACCCTCCCCCGGCACTCCCGAGGACAACGCAATCACCCCGTCTTAGCATATCAAGGCAAAAGCTCCTTGCATTCCGCTATATGAATCCTTGTTCGCAAGGTTTCACGAAAATTTAATATATGCAAACGCAAGACTGTACCGAAAGGTGTCCGTCACAGCAACAGCAAAAAATGTAGGCTGGGTCCGGAGCTTGCGCTCCTTGACCCAACCTACGTCACTCTCTCAAATGAATAAACGCAAAAAAAACGGGCGCCTGATAAGGACGCCCGTCGAATTACTGCTTTTATTACGCGCGACTCGCGGCGAACCGTGATGCGGCGGGAATCTCCCCCGCCGCACCACATCACTCGCCACTTGTCATGCGCGATCTGTCACCGTCTTACTTGGACGAGAACATGTGCTTGATGCCGAGCGAGAAGGACGATACAGACTTGTCGGCATAACCTGAAATGCTCTCAAGACCATAGGCGCCGAACTTGTCGTTGCTGACCTGGGTGTACAGGGCATAGGCCTCGGTGGTCTTGGACAGGTCGTAGCCCGCGCCGACTGAGAACTGCTGCGCGCCGGTGTCGCTAAGCCCTGTGCCACTCCACTTATCTGCGGAGCCATAGGCGGCCTTGACGTTAAAGGCATCCATCTTGTGCATACCGCTCAGGTACCAGGCGTTGCGATCACCCATGCTACCACCCAGATCCATGTTCTCGAACAACGCGCCGATGGTGGTGCCCTGGCCGAAATTCCAGCCGCCGCCCACTTTCCAGGACTTGGTGCTCGGGGTGCCGGTGCCGCCGCCCAGGCCAGCCTTGTTCAGAGCCTCATAGGCCGCCGCCAGGAACAGCGGGCCGTTGTCATAGGTACCGCTCAGGCTATAGGCGTCCTTCTTGCCATCATCCTTGGTGCGCGGCAGGTTGTCGCCAGAACCACCGACCAGATCATTATAGTTGGCGACATAAGCCAGCGTGCCCTGGAAGCCGCTCATGCTCGGCGTAACATAGGCCAGCGAGTTGTTGGTGCGCAGGTTGCCAACGTTGGTGTCACCGGTCAGTTGCCCGGCGCTGCCGACGCTGCCGACGATGGCATTGTAGTCCGCCTTGGTGTCCTTGAACACATCCAGGCGCTCGGTGGAGGTGCGGTAGGGGGTGCTCAGCTTGCCGGCCAGCACTGTGCCGAAGTTGCCGCCCAGGCCGAGGAAAGTGTCACGTGCTTCGTTGCCCCACGTGCCGCTGTCGAATTTCACGCCCTGCTCGATCTGCCACAGACCCTTCAGACCGTTACCAAAATCCTCGCTGCCCTTGAAGCCGATACGTGACTTGTTGCTGGAGACGGAGAAGGCGCTCTTGTCATCGCCGGCAATCGGGGTGTCGTTGTTGCTGTAATCGACCGACATGCGGGCCTGACCGTAGATCTCGACATCAGCCTGCGCGGCCAACGGGGCAGCCAATACACCGGCGACAGCCAAAGCAATCAGTTTTTTCTGCATTTGTAAATTCTCCCTTGAGTGTAGGTTGGAAGGTCACGTTGTAAAGTGACACAGCTTGGACTGTAATGAGGGCTTAGCGGAAATGCAACAACTATTTCAAAAAAAGCAACAGAGCAGGGAGTTGTGTTGTAAATATGATACAACAACAGTGTAGGGTGCGCCGTGCGCACCATATTATCTCGATGCTTGGTGCGCACGGCGCACCCTACAACTAACCGTAACTCGCCGTGACAAACATAGAGAGGGAGCCGCCGCGCTGTTACGAATACCCTGAAGGGCGGCGCGCAGTCTCCCCTCCAGGGAACAAGAAAATTTGGTTGCCTTTTGGTTCTTTTTGCAATACATTACAACCGTTATACTGCTCACAAACGTGGAGGACGCCATGGCAACTGCAATGAAACTATCGGATGAACTGGTGGAGGCGGCCAAACCCTACGCCAACGCAATGCACCGTTCCGTGCCCAAACAGATTGAATATTGGGCGCGGATAGGAAAGGCGGCCGAGGACAACCCGGATCTGCCCGTTGGATTCATCATCGATACCCTGGTTGGTATAGAAGAAGACCGGGCAGGAATGGGCAAGGAATACAAATTCGGATGAAGCTGGTCGCAACACCCCGATTCGAGCGCGCGACAAAAAAGCTCCGCCCAGACGAAAAGCAGGCTTTAGACAATGCAGTGCGAACCATCGCCGCCCACCCGGAAGCCGGAGAGATGAAAAAGGGCGACTTGGCGGGTATGCGTGCTTTCAAGTATCGCCACAACGCACAGCTTCTTTTGCTGACCTACCGTGTAACGGAAGACAAAGACGCTATCAAGCTTCTGTCTTTTGGATCACACGAGAATTTTTACCGTAACCTGAAGGCGTAGCACGGCATGAGCAAACGCAGAAATGGCTGGGGGACTAGGATTCGAACCTAGGTTGACGGAGTCAGAGTCCGCCGTCCTACCGCTAGACGATCCCCCAATTAAAGAAAGGAGATAAACAGAAGAGGTAACACCGCTTTACCCTCACCCCTCTCCCGATGACGGGAAAGGGGTAATGACTGAGGGTAAACCCGGATAATATTAGCGCTTGGAGAACTGCGGACGCTTACGGGCTTTGCGCAGACCAACCTTTTTACGCTCGACCTCACGCGCATCACGGGTAAGGAAGCCGCCCTTGCGCAGGGCGGGGCGCAAGGTTTCATCAAAGCCCAGCAGTGCGCGGGCAATACCATGGCTGATGGCG
Proteins encoded in this region:
- a CDS encoding cytochrome c3 family protein; translated protein: MKINHQEHSLRGRGLVVGAVLLIVCGSVFFAAGGALAGIFNTKHNLGSTGVNAASQFSGTREICVFCHTPHGGNEAAAVPIWNRNLDPNGFQTYDQMGTTTLDAHVEQVGSVSLACLSCHDGTQAMDSLLNEPGSGRVVPGFRSGIWSGQAASVGGRIAPPNVITNLSKDLTNDHPVGIQYAGGGYSNSNPSGPGADKDFNQANTAIVGTERVWWVNTPVEGSLAFEKTDMKLYTRTGTRGKYAGEPQPYVECASCHDPHVDYNPTFLRIDPKGSALCLTCHAK
- a CDS encoding ParD-like family protein, which translates into the protein MATAMKLSDELVEAAKPYANAMHRSVPKQIEYWARIGKAAEDNPDLPVGFIIDTLVGIEEDRAGMGKEYKFG
- a CDS encoding porin, which translates into the protein MQKKLIALAVAGVLAAPLAAQADVEIYGQARMSVDYSNNDTPIAGDDKSAFSVSSNKSRIGFKGSEDFGNGLKGLWQIEQGVKFDSGTWGNEARDTFLGLGGNFGTVLAGKLSTPYRTSTERLDVFKDTKADYNAIVGSVGSAGQLTGDTNVGNLRTNNSLAYVTPSMSGFQGTLAYVANYNDLVGGSGDNLPRTKDDGKKDAYSLSGTYDNGPLFLAAAYEALNKAGLGGGTGTPSTKSWKVGGGWNFGQGTTIGALFENMDLGGSMGDRNAWYLSGMHKMDAFNVKAAYGSADKWSGTGLSDTGAQQFSVGAGYDLSKTTEAYALYTQVSNDKFGAYGLESISGYADKSVSSFSLGIKHMFSSK
- a CDS encoding type II toxin-antitoxin system RelE/ParE family toxin; its protein translation is MKLVATPRFERATKKLRPDEKQALDNAVRTIAAHPEAGEMKKGDLAGMRAFKYRHNAQLLLLTYRVTEDKDAIKLLSFGSHENFYRNLKA
- a CDS encoding peptidylprolyl isomerase, with the protein product MRNRGGRWWALQILTLALVGVAVAGVPPQETQGVVAPFAIVGGEAISQAEYQSALHEGMRRKFFHGAPSQEQVDAYRREVAQALIDRALLRQEAKNRGLEGDDLLGRLDADVRRVPEPGAEEVRGYYNAHPDKFTAPERLRVALILLKVEPSATGAAWKAAEAEAARLVGRLRQAEPQRREADFAELARLHSGDVSAGRGGDLGYVHKGMLAGEAQQVLDGMKPGDVSAPLLLLQGVAVLRLEERVAPALSAFDAAKSRARDLLARERGEVAWQALIERLRRETPVTINEEKDAGP
- a CDS encoding porin — translated: MQKKLIALAVAGVLATPLAAQAGVEVYGQARMSVDYVNNDDTGLAPPAGSGLANPDKSALSVTNNVSRIGFKGDEDLGNGLKAIWQIEQRVDFDTGGFATGPRNTFLGLTGGFGTAQIGKIETPLRLATQRIDAFADTRADYNAIIGNIGGTLVFDKRSNNIIVYTSPEMQGFKLSGAYAPSDKSDDLPRSTSDGDKSVGSVNATYGNGPLYLAAAFESQGNYTGTNDARATRLGGSWDFGQGTTVGGVWEKADKGGANGDRKAWYVNAAHKMGYTTLKAAVAGAGDMGSKSDTGAMQYSLGAAYAMSKTAEVYALYTMMNNDKNGAYGLWNGQLATAGYNDKSVSALSVGINYKFSSK